In Excalfactoria chinensis isolate bCotChi1 chromosome 5, bCotChi1.hap2, whole genome shotgun sequence, a single genomic region encodes these proteins:
- the MIDEAS gene encoding mitotic deacetylase-associated SANT domain protein: MNLQAQQKSSTKRTGKRITYFNEQDITASSKEPQQQLKEGQYYGHGGNIPASQTMEIPHTAGLTSAPSNVALMNSVYSQDRGESVMMSQPVTAVKWQNSLMGNRLPERGDAHWQSPSAMWNHSMVFGSNPKGPHASAGAPGFYGHPEALKRNQEKGVFVSQMDLYEDAVQQMMSQKAQLEQQALVRQQAQMNSFHQMQKQQQQNQSLPLQPFQLAFGHQGQKQGLPELLHVFQEAPASSTPAFTAQQKQQALPQLQLFENFYPQQQQQQQAATQVFGLQQTTSIAQPHVAAAAPQHHMMAHQFQQSERNQELFKALTEQNQQTVLPQTQIPFPRRSRRLSKEGVLMTSTGEVTASKQAEEQSGNLFLHHWQTHQQEVPLQQPLESLTHNKSSYSHPKRMDQGQKDVLANSELCQMETDRHAIAQNGRDAEKQPVAAEENTPRTNDFQGVRGGVIQSTRRRRRVSQEANLLTLAQKAVELASLQKESDTPEEKKSVLIAAPGPTAAKSVVEFASSSPAPKKAREDSSLVPLIIPVSVPVRKIDLQNLEKEKSEDGKLQRGQTNDRTPCERKPSVIVTRRRSNRNTNMETSYQHEHAVPKDEAEGFARKPKQRPRPEPLFIPPKAGTFIAPPVYSNITPYQSHLRSPVRLADHPSDRNFELPPYTPPPILSPVREGSGLYFNAILSSSGHPVPPPMTPKSAHRTLLRSNSSEVTPPVLSVVGEATPVSIEPRINVGTRFQAEIPSLQDRSLAADDEHKAELVWQPWGDLETNRVTQQNVESLLAAACSSIFPGGGTNQELALHFLHEEKGSILGALTKLLLKGPVRSPTHPLADYHYTGSDSWKVAEKKLFNKGIAIYKKDFFLVQKLIKTKTVAQCVEFYYTYKKQVKIGRNGTLIFGDIDVANEKSVRDEAEVDIKSSHRFARVLPLRRDFFSEEQGHLEEEEEEEEEAEEGLDNRKKSTLLKDEQMLHDDLTVNDANIRSREATVTGRIGRRSRETTMKPRKLIPAPVQRRRRKQKIKSDVTSKIQNTENTFPCKKCGRVFYKVKSRSAHMKSHAEQEKKAAALKQQEREAAAAAEAAAAAAHGQAQQEESSESGSNSSGSSSGSSDEDGEI, from the exons ATGAATCTTCAGGCTCAGCAAAAGTCTTCAACCAAAAGGACTGGGAAACGAATTACTTATTTTAATGAGCAAGATATAACTGCGTCATCAAaagagccacagcagcagcttaaaGAAGGACAGTATTATGGTCATGGAGGGAATATTCCAGCCTCCCAAACCATGGAGATTCCTCACACAGCAGGATTAACAAGTGCCCCCAGCAACGTTGCTTTGATGAACTCAGTTTACAGTCAAGATAGGGGAGAATCAGTGATGATGTCCCAGCCAGTAACAGCTGTCAAATGGCAGAATTCACTAATGGGAAACAGGTTGCCAGAGAGAGGCGATGCCCACTGGCAATCTCCATCTGCAATGTGGAACCACAGTATGGTTTTTGGGAGCAATCCAAAAGGACCCCATGCCAGTGCAGGTGCCCCAGGCTTCTATGGTCACCCAGAAGCCCttaaaagaaatcaagagaaaGGAGTATTTGTGTCTCAGATGGATTTGTATGAAGATGCAGTCCAACAAATGATGTCCCAGAAggctcagctggagcagcaagCACTGGTTAGACAGCAAGCACAAATGAATTCCTTTCATCAgatgcagaaacagcagcagcagaatcaAAGTCTGCCATTACAGCCTTTTCAGCTTGCATTTGGTCACCAAGGCCAGAAGCAAGGTCTTCCTGAATTATTGCATGTCTTTCAAGAAGCCCCAGCTTCTTCCACTCCAGCATTTACTGCTCAACAAAAACAGCAAGCTCTTCCCCAGCTACAACTGTTTGAAAATTTCtatcctcagcagcagcagcaacaacaggcTGCCACACAAGTTTTTGGTCTACAGCAAACTACTTCCATAGCACAGCCTCATGTGGCAGCTGCGGCACCTCAGCATCACATGATGGCGCACCAGTTTCAGCAGTCAGAGAGGAACCAGGAACTATTCAAAGCTCTAACAGAGCAGAACCAACAGACCGTGCTACCTCAGACCCAGATTCCTTTTCCAAGAAGGTCACGGAGACTCTCTAAAGAAGGTGTCCTGATGACATCTACAGGAGAAGTGACAGCTTCCAAGCAGGCAGAAGAGCAATCTGGCAATTTATTTCTCCATCACTGGCAAACACATCAGCAAGAGGTCCCATTACAGCAGCCGCTTGAATCACTGACTCATAACAAAAGTAGCTATTCACATCCCAAGAGAATGGATCAGGGGCAGAAGGATGTCCTAGCCAATAGTGAACTGTGCCAGATGGAAACGGACAGGCATGCCATCGCTCAGAATGGCAGAGATGCGGAGAAACAGCCAgtagcagcagaagaaaacactcCAAGAACTAATGACTTTCAGGGTGTTAGGGGTGGTGTAATCCAAAGTACACGAAGGAGAAGGCGTGTTTCTCAAGAAGCCAATTTGCTAACTTTGGCCCAAAAAGCTGTTGAGCTGGCTTCTCTTCAGAAG GAATCGGATactccagaagagaagaaaagtgtGCTGATAGCAGCTCCAGGACCTACAGCTGCTAAAAGTGTTGTGGAATTTGCCAGTTCTTCACCAGCTCCCAAAAAAGCCCGGGAGGATAGCAGCCTTGTGCCTCTTATCATTCCTGTATCTGTGCCAGTGAGAAAAATTGACTTGCAAAACCTTGAAAAAGAGAAGTCTGAGGATGGGAAACTCCAGAGAGGCCAAACAAATGATCGAACTCCTTGTGAACGCAAGCCTTCTGTGATAGTCACTCGGAGGCGATCTAATCGTAATACTAACATGGAAACCTCATATCAG CATGAACATGCTGTTCCAAAGGATGAAGCAGAGGGCTTTGCCCGGAAACCAAAGCAGCGCCCAAGACCTGAGCCACTCTTCATACCACCAAAAGCTGGCACCTTTATTGCACCACCTGTTTATTCTAATATTACACCGTATCAGAGCCACTTACGGTCACCTGTCCGTCTGGCAGACCATCCTTCTGATAGGAACTTTGAACTACCTCCTTACACTCCTCCACCAATTCTTAGTCCAGTGAGAGAAGGATCTGGGCTGTATTTTAATGCTATTCTCTCTTCGAGTGGTCATCCAGTTCCACCTCCAATGACTCCTAAAAGTGCACACAGAACCCTGCTTAGATCAA acAGTTCAGAGGTTACCCCTCCTGTTCTTTCCGTGGTGGGAGAAGCCACTCCGGTCAGCATTGAACC GCGTATAAATGTAGGAACTCGCTTCCAAGCAGAAATCCCTTCACTCCAAGACAGATCTCTGGCAGCAGATGATGAACATAAAGCAGAGCTTGTGTGGCAGCCATGGGGTGACCTGGAAACCAACAGAGTCACCCAACAGAATG TGGAAAGCCTGCTAGCTGCTGCCTGCTCAAGCATTTTTCCTGGGGGTGGAACCAACCAGGAGCTGGCACTGCATTTcttacatgaagaaaaaggaagcattcTG GGAGCTCTGACCAAGCTGCTATTGAAGGGGCCAGTACGATCACCTACCCATCCTCTGGCAGACTATCACTACACAG GATCAGACAGTTGGAAAGTTGCTGAAAAGAAGCTTTTCAACAAAGGCATTGCAATCTACAAGAAAGACTTTTTCTTGGTCCAAAAACTG ATAAAAACCAAGACAGTGGCTCAGTGTGTGGAATTCTACTACACATATaagaaacaagtgaaaattGGTCGGAATGGGACCTTAATTTTTGGGGACATAGATGTCGCTAATGAGAAGTCTGTGAGAGATGAAGCTGAAGTTGACATCAAG aGTTCCCATAGGTTTGCACGTGTTCTTCCTCTCAGAAGGGACTTTTTCAGTGAAGAACAGGGGCActtggaagaggaagaggaggaggaagaggaggcagaggaagggTTGGATAATAGAAAGAAGAGCACACTCCTCAAAGATGAACAGATGCTACATGATGATTTAACA GTCAATGATGCCAACATAAGGAGTCGAGAGGCAACGGTTACAGGCAGAATTGGAAGAAGGTCAAGGGAGACAACCATGAAGCCTCGAAAGCTTATTCCTGCTCCAGTGCAGAGGAGGCGGcgaaaacagaagataaaatcAGATGTTACCAGTAAAAtccagaacacagaaaacacatttccatGTAAAAAGTGTGGCAG GGTGTTCTACAAGGTGAAGAGCCGCAGTGCTCACATGAAGAGTCATGCGGAGCAGGAGAAGAAGGCGGCCGCACTGAAGCAGCAAGagagagaggcagcagcagcagcagaggcggcagcagcagcagcccacgGCCAGGCCCAGCAGGAAGAGAGCAGTGAGAGTGGAAGCAACAGCAGTggaagcagcagtgggagctcaGATGAGGATGGAGAAATATAG